CACGAACTCCGTCGCCAGCCAATACGGCGGCACGTCCAGGGAAGCGCCGACGAGACGAGCGGTGTACGGGCTGCGCACCGCCCGCACCGTCGCCACCTCACGCCGGAACCGGACCAGGACATCGGCATCCTCCGCGAAATCCTCGCGGATCACCTTGATCGCCACCTGCATCCCACCCGGCGACCGTCCCAGATACACCCGCCCCATGCCGCCGCTACCCAGCCTGGCCAGCAGCCTGAACTCGCCCAGACGCTTGGGATCCTGGCTCCTCAAGTTCTCCACGCCCACCACTCTTGCAGAGCGGCGTGCACGAGGGAGAGCAGAAAGCCCGGCAGGGGCACGACGAGGATCCATCGGGCACGCAACGGGCACGCGGGGGTAAAGAGGTCTGGATAACACGGCACCCCCAGGTCGCTGACCTGGGGCTTTCTTCTGGAGCGGGAGACGGGAATCGAACCCGCGCTCCGAGCTGGGGAATCCCACGGGTTTGGCAGGCCGTTGTGGCGCTGACCTGCGGTGACGTGTGTCCGCCGGACATGAGGGGGAGCGCCTTCTCTGCCCCTTGTCGACCGGTCTTCCCCACGGCGTACGGCACGCGAGTGGCACGGAGGTCCAGGGCGTCGGCTTGCTCTGTGTGAACGGTGGCGAAGGTAGCCTGAACGGTGCTCTTGCAACCGCTGACCTGGTGGCATGAAGGGGCTGGGAGTGGTGGGGAATCGGCCGACGGACTGGCATGTACTCGATCTCGATGACGACCCGACGCCGGGTGATCCGGAGCGGGTGAAGCAGTTGGCGCGTGAGCTGCATGACTTCGCCGATGATGTGGCGGATGCGTTGCGGCAGATCAAGGGTATGGCCGGTGAGGACGCGCTGCTGCGGTGGGCGGGGAAGACGGCGAAGGCGTTCCAGGACGAGTTCGACGAGGTCCCGAAGAACCTGAAGAAGCTTCAGCGGTCGTATGACCTGGCGGGGGATGCGCTGGCGGCGTACTGGCCGAAGCTGGAGCGCGCGCAGTCGCTGGCGGACAAGGCGCTGGCCAAGGGCCGGGAGGCGCAGAGTGATCTGACCGCGGCCAGCGGGCGTCTTGATGCGGCGAATTCGTGGGTGGAGCGGGCGACGAAGAAGACGGAGGAGTACGACGGGAAGGAGGGCAGGGAGAAGCCCGACGAGTCCGAGGTACGCGCCGCGACCCGCAACGCCACCGACGCCAAGTCCGCCCGCGCCTCCGCCCAGACGGCTGTCGACAACGCGCAAGGCGGTCTGGAAGCGGCGAAGAAGATGGCCGCGGATGCGAAGAAGATGCGTGAGGACGCCGCTTCCGAAGCGAAGGACAAGCTGGAGGAAGCTTCGGATGCCGGTATTCAGAACCGGAAGTGGTGGGAGAAGGCGGTCGACTGGGTCAAGGACAACTGGGACACCATCGTCAACGTCTGCAAGGTCATCGTCGCCGTCCTCGGCATCGTCGTCCTCATCATCGGCGGACCCCTCGCCTGGGTGGTACTCGCCGCCGCCCTCGTGGTCCTGGCGGACACCCTCTACAAGTACATGAACGGCCAAGCCTCCCTCTGGGACGTCGCCTTCGCCGCCCTCGACTGCATCCCCGGCATGAAGGGCCTCACCTCACTCGCGAAGCTGGGCAAGATGGCCGGCGGCCTCAAGGCCCTCGCCAAGGGCGGACTGAAAGCCATGTCGACGGGCGTGAAGGGCCTGGGCAAGACGTTCCGCAAGCAGGCCGTGCAGATGTTCAAGCGCAACGGCTGCGGTGATCCGGTGGACGTCGCCACCGGTGAGATGACCCTGTCGGCCACCGACGTCGACCTTCCCGGGGTGCTTCCGCTGATCATCGAGCGCCACCACATCTCCACGTACACCGACGGTCGCTACTTCGGCAGCTCGTGGGCATCCACACTGGATCAGCGGCTCACTCTCACCGACGATGCGGTGCACCTCCTCACCGCCGACGGCATGACCCTCGTCTACCCGACACCTCTCGCGGACGGGGAGACCGCCGTCTTCCCCGTCACCGGTCCGCGCTGGGGCCTGACGTGGGACGGCAGGCCGGGTACCGCGCTCGTCGTCGAACAGCCGGAGGCCGGGCGGGTCCTTCTCTTCGCCCCGGTGCCGGGCCGGCCAGGGGGCGAGCTGCCGATATCCGCCGTCATCGACCGCAACGGCAACCGCGTCGACTTCCACTACCGCGATGACGGCGAGCTCCAAGAACTCGCGCACTCCGGCGGCTACCGCGTCGGTGTCGCCGTCTACGGGCGGCGCGTGACCTCCCTGCGACTGATCTCCGACCCTGCCGAACCCGTGTTGCTCACCTTCGACTACGACGACAACGGCCTGGTGGAGAAGGTCTTCAACTCCTCCGGACTGCCCCTGCTCTTCTCCTACGACGAGGCGTCGAGGCTGACCCGCTGGGAGGATCGCAACGGGACCTGGTACCGATACGAGTACGACGACGCCGGCCGCTGTGTGTTCTCCACGGGAACGGACAGGGCGCTGGAGTACTCCTACCGCTACGAGCCGGAGCACCTTCGCACCACGGCGACCGACTCCCGCGGGCACAGCACCGTGTACGAGTTCAACGACGGCTTGCAGCTCGTCGCGCAGACCGGCGCCCACGGCCGTACCATCCGGTACGAGTACGACCTCGACGAGCGGCTCACCGCCTACATCGACCCCCTTGGCCGCACCACACGCTACGAGTACGACACCACAGGAGACCTCGCCACCCTGGTGCTCCCCGACGGCAGCCGCAAGCAGGCCGTCTACAACGAGCTGCGCCTGCCGGTGGAACTGGTGGAAGCCGACGGCTCCCGCTGGGAGTTCGCCTACGATGCCCGCGGCAACCGTGTCGCCAGCCTCGACCCCGCGGGCCGTCGCAGCCGTTTCAGCTACGACGAGCACGGCGGTCTGGCCTCGGTCACCGACGCCGCCGGCGGACAGACCCGGGTCCGGTGCGATGCCGCCGGCCTGCCGATCGCCGTCACCGACCCCGTTGGGGAGACGACCACCCTCATGCGGGACGCCTTCGGCCGGCCGGTCACCCTGACCGATCCGCTCGGCGCGTGTACCCGGAGCCGGTGGTCGGTGGAGGGACGCTTGCTGGAACGCACCGATCCGCTCGGCGGTGCGGAGACGCTCGAGTGGGACCCGGAGGGCAACCTGCTCGCCCGGCGTGAGGCCGGCGGGGCCACCACCACGTACACGTACGGCGCCTTCGATCAGATGACCTCCACCACCTACCCGAACGGATCCGCCTACCGCTACACCCGCGACACCGAGCTCAACCTCCTCCAGGTCACCGATCCGGCCGGCCGCACCTGGGATTATGACTACGACGAAGCAGGCCGTCTGGTATCGGAATCTGACTTCGACGGCCGTGTCACCCGCTACACCTACGACGCTGCCGACCAGATACGCACCCGCACCAACGCCGCGGGACAGCAGCTGTCCCACGACTACGACCTCCTGGGGCGGGTGACGGCTATCACCTCGGAGCAGGGAGACAGCCGCTACGAGCACGACGCTCTGGGCCGGGTGATCCGCGCCAGCACCCCGGGCGTCGAACTCGCCCGCACCTACGACCCACTAGGCAACCTCCTCACCGAGACCGTCAACGGCCGCACGCTCACCTTCACCTACGATGCCGCCGACCGGCAGTTGACCCGCACCACACCCTCCGGGCACCACAGCGAGTGGACCTACACTCCCGACGGCCTCGCGGCCACACTCACCACCGACGGACGCACCATCACCTTCGACCACGACCCCCTCGGGCGGGAGACCGTGCGCAGGGTCGGAAACCGGCTGACCTGCACCCAGCAATGGGACCGGGCGGGCCGCCTCACCCGCCAGACGGTCGACGGGCCTGCAGCCCGGGCGGCTGCCGTACGCCACTACCGCTACCGCGCCGACGGCCACCTCACCGCGTTCGACGACGGCCTCGTCGGCGTCCGGACCTACGATCTCGACGTCCTGGGCCGGGTGCTGGCCGCCACCAATACCCTTGGTGCCACCAGCCAGGAGACCTACACCTACGACGCGACCGGCAACCAGACCGAAGCCCACTGGCCGACAGTCGGCGACCCGCCCGCGGCGGACGCCGCGGGTGACCGCGAATTCCAGGGCACTCTTCTCACCCGGGCCGGGCGTGTCCGTTACGAGTACGATGCCGCCGGCCGCATCGTCCTGCGGCAGCGTCGCCGGCTGTCGAAGAAGCCCGAGACCTGGCACTACACCTGGGACGCCGACAGCCGCCTCACCCACGCCGTCACCCCCGACGGCACCACCTGGCGCTACCGTTACGACGGGTTCGGCCGCCGCGTGGCCAAGGAGTGCCTCGACGCCACCGGCGCGGCAGCGGAACGCACCGACTTCACCTGGGACGGATCCACGCTCGTCGAACAGGCAACCACGCGCGGCGAGTCCGTGGATCCGGTCACTCTGACCTGGAACCACCGCGAACTCCAGCCGCTCACCCAGACCCGGCATACACCGGGCCAGGACGAGATCGACCGCGAGTTCTACGCCATCATCACCGACCTCGTCGGCACACCGACCGAACTCGTTGACGAGGACGGCGCGACGGCGTGGCGGCAGAGGTCCACGCTCTGGGGACTGCCCCTCGCGCTGAGCGGTGACACCACCGAGATGCCGCTGCGCTTCCCCGGCCAGTACGCGGACGCAGAAACCGGCTGGCACTACAACGTCCTCCGCCACTACGACCCGGCCACCGGTCGCTACGCCACCCTTGACCCGCTGGGCCTGACCCCTGGCCCCAACCCGTACACCTACCCGCACAACCCCACCACCTGGACCGACCCACTAGGTCTGGCCGCGCACAGCCCGCCGGCCGGCAACGGAGGAAAAGGCCGGAAGAAGGGGTTGCGACCGGACCCCGACGCGACCGGACCACACACGACGTTCCGGCGCGACGCCTCAACCGGGCGCGTGGTTCACTACGCAGAGTGGGCTCCCCAGTCCAATCCCAAGAACCCCGCGCCGTGGGAGATGGTGAAACGTGCCGACATGCAGGGCCAGCCACACTTCGACAAGAAGACAGGGCAGGTCATCCCCACACCTCACATCAACCTCCCGGACGGCTCTGCCCGGCCGGCCGAACCCTGGGAGATAACCCCCGGTGGAAACCCGTGATCTGCTCGGCGCATTGAGCGCCTGGTATGCAGACCAGTGCGACGGTGACTGGGAGCACGAGTTCGGGGTGAAGATCGAGACCTTGGACAACCCCGGATGGCTCATCCAGGTCGATCTGCCCGGTACGAGCAAGGAGGGCGT
The Streptomyces sp. CNQ-509 DNA segment above includes these coding regions:
- a CDS encoding DUF6531 domain-containing protein, yielding MKGLGVVGNRPTDWHVLDLDDDPTPGDPERVKQLARELHDFADDVADALRQIKGMAGEDALLRWAGKTAKAFQDEFDEVPKNLKKLQRSYDLAGDALAAYWPKLERAQSLADKALAKGREAQSDLTAASGRLDAANSWVERATKKTEEYDGKEGREKPDESEVRAATRNATDAKSARASAQTAVDNAQGGLEAAKKMAADAKKMREDAASEAKDKLEEASDAGIQNRKWWEKAVDWVKDNWDTIVNVCKVIVAVLGIVVLIIGGPLAWVVLAAALVVLADTLYKYMNGQASLWDVAFAALDCIPGMKGLTSLAKLGKMAGGLKALAKGGLKAMSTGVKGLGKTFRKQAVQMFKRNGCGDPVDVATGEMTLSATDVDLPGVLPLIIERHHISTYTDGRYFGSSWASTLDQRLTLTDDAVHLLTADGMTLVYPTPLADGETAVFPVTGPRWGLTWDGRPGTALVVEQPEAGRVLLFAPVPGRPGGELPISAVIDRNGNRVDFHYRDDGELQELAHSGGYRVGVAVYGRRVTSLRLISDPAEPVLLTFDYDDNGLVEKVFNSSGLPLLFSYDEASRLTRWEDRNGTWYRYEYDDAGRCVFSTGTDRALEYSYRYEPEHLRTTATDSRGHSTVYEFNDGLQLVAQTGAHGRTIRYEYDLDERLTAYIDPLGRTTRYEYDTTGDLATLVLPDGSRKQAVYNELRLPVELVEADGSRWEFAYDARGNRVASLDPAGRRSRFSYDEHGGLASVTDAAGGQTRVRCDAAGLPIAVTDPVGETTTLMRDAFGRPVTLTDPLGACTRSRWSVEGRLLERTDPLGGAETLEWDPEGNLLARREAGGATTTYTYGAFDQMTSTTYPNGSAYRYTRDTELNLLQVTDPAGRTWDYDYDEAGRLVSESDFDGRVTRYTYDAADQIRTRTNAAGQQLSHDYDLLGRVTAITSEQGDSRYEHDALGRVIRASTPGVELARTYDPLGNLLTETVNGRTLTFTYDAADRQLTRTTPSGHHSEWTYTPDGLAATLTTDGRTITFDHDPLGRETVRRVGNRLTCTQQWDRAGRLTRQTVDGPAARAAAVRHYRYRADGHLTAFDDGLVGVRTYDLDVLGRVLAATNTLGATSQETYTYDATGNQTEAHWPTVGDPPAADAAGDREFQGTLLTRAGRVRYEYDAAGRIVLRQRRRLSKKPETWHYTWDADSRLTHAVTPDGTTWRYRYDGFGRRVAKECLDATGAAAERTDFTWDGSTLVEQATTRGESVDPVTLTWNHRELQPLTQTRHTPGQDEIDREFYAIITDLVGTPTELVDEDGATAWRQRSTLWGLPLALSGDTTEMPLRFPGQYADAETGWHYNVLRHYDPATGRYATLDPLGLTPGPNPYTYPHNPTTWTDPLGLAAHSPPAGNGGKGRKKGLRPDPDATGPHTTFRRDASTGRVVHYAEWAPQSNPKNPAPWEMVKRADMQGQPHFDKKTGQVIPTPHINLPDGSARPAEPWEITPGGNP
- a CDS encoding Imm53 family immunity protein, giving the protein METRDLLGALSAWYADQCDGDWEHEFGVKIETLDNPGWLIQVDLPGTSKEGVTLAPESEEGVDGSWLHRSADGRILRVACGPKDLERAVRAALDFLST